The Acidimicrobiia bacterium genome includes a region encoding these proteins:
- a CDS encoding electron transfer flavoprotein subunit alpha/FixB family protein — MSKVWVFAEADGDKPSTATLELLTKARELGGTLEAVHIGANADALAAGLGEHGATTVYAVDPGDALPGVVGAAALEALIGEHHPELVLFAQSYDGRDAISRLSVKLDRPVLTNGVALRVDGDKVIVGAAIFGGNTLVDTEFEGEAPFLAAIRPKSFAAEPSGGSAAAVVAVPAPDAGRAGEAKVLERHVEEREGPKLEEAKVVVSGGRGLGSAEAYDPLVEQLAKLLGGASGASRAIVDAGWVPYSKQVGQTGKVVKPKLYIALGISGATQHMVGMKGSENIIAVNKDAEAPIFGIADLGVVGDVHKVVPKLIEALQAHS; from the coding sequence ATTTCCAAGGTGTGGGTGTTTGCCGAGGCGGACGGCGACAAGCCGTCGACCGCGACGCTCGAGTTGCTCACCAAGGCGCGTGAGCTCGGCGGGACACTCGAGGCGGTGCACATCGGCGCGAATGCCGACGCGCTCGCAGCGGGACTCGGCGAGCACGGCGCCACGACGGTGTACGCGGTGGATCCGGGTGACGCGTTGCCAGGCGTCGTCGGTGCTGCCGCACTCGAAGCGTTGATCGGAGAGCACCATCCCGAACTGGTGTTGTTCGCGCAGAGCTACGACGGCCGTGACGCGATCTCCCGCTTGTCGGTGAAGCTCGACCGCCCCGTACTCACCAACGGAGTTGCGTTGCGCGTCGACGGCGACAAGGTGATCGTGGGTGCTGCGATCTTCGGTGGCAACACGCTCGTCGACACCGAGTTCGAGGGCGAGGCGCCGTTTCTTGCTGCGATCCGCCCGAAGTCGTTCGCGGCCGAGCCGAGCGGTGGTAGCGCCGCGGCGGTCGTGGCCGTGCCCGCGCCCGACGCCGGACGCGCCGGCGAGGCAAAGGTGCTCGAGCGCCACGTGGAGGAGCGCGAAGGGCCGAAGCTCGAAGAGGCGAAGGTGGTCGTGTCGGGTGGCCGCGGGCTCGGCAGCGCGGAGGCCTACGACCCACTCGTCGAGCAGCTCGCGAAGCTGCTCGGCGGCGCGTCGGGCGCGTCGCGGGCGATCGTCGACGCCGGGTGGGTGCCGTACTCGAAGCAGGTCGGGCAGACCGGCAAGGTCGTGAAGCCCAAGCTCTACATCGCGCTCGGCATCTCAGGGGCCACGCAGCACATGGTGGGCATGAAGGGATCCGAGAACATCATCGCGGTGAACAAGGACGCCGAGGCCCCGATCTTCGGCATCGCCGACCTCGGCGTGGTCGGTGACGTGCACAAGGTCGTGCCAAAACTCATCGAGGCGTTGCAAGCGCATTCATAG